A part of Planococcus sp. MB-3u-03 genomic DNA contains:
- a CDS encoding AraC family transcriptional regulator codes for MNILETPSIQETISRIFMNETENVAQLEGLERFFEVETQLMHEIHNLEKDRAKETLRELIDMLALHAGKDIIRTVRNYYIILSSVMARKLYEMRVPPKKAFAFNAACVELVDKHMNDSEFMYVADELIEFFTSIISERKQPSFGHQTVNKVVIFINDEVERDLSVEEIAKHFNISTSHLSRIFREHAGITLVEYLNVRRVEESQYYLRHSNKGISEISKQFHFCNQSYFTRIFKKYTSVTPKQFRDSQHIPYFRYTLPNAK; via the coding sequence ATGAATATACTCGAAACGCCATCCATTCAGGAAACTATTTCCAGAATCTTTATGAACGAAACGGAAAACGTCGCACAGCTGGAGGGGCTCGAACGTTTTTTTGAAGTGGAGACTCAATTAATGCACGAAATCCATAACCTGGAGAAAGACCGTGCTAAAGAAACATTGCGTGAATTGATCGACATGCTCGCCCTTCATGCAGGAAAAGATATCATCCGTACCGTCCGCAATTATTACATCATTTTATCGTCCGTCATGGCACGTAAATTGTATGAAATGCGCGTACCGCCGAAAAAAGCGTTCGCTTTCAATGCAGCTTGTGTCGAATTGGTCGATAAGCATATGAATGATTCGGAATTCATGTACGTGGCCGATGAATTGATCGAATTTTTCACATCGATCATCTCGGAACGTAAACAGCCATCATTCGGCCACCAAACCGTCAATAAAGTCGTCATTTTCATCAACGACGAAGTGGAGCGCGACTTGTCAGTAGAGGAAATCGCCAAACACTTCAATATTTCAACCAGCCACCTGTCGCGCATTTTCCGCGAACATGCAGGGATTACATTGGTGGAATACTTGAACGTGCGACGCGTGGAAGAATCGCAATATTATTTGCGCCATTCCAATAAAGGGATTTCGGAAATCTCCAAGCAGTTCCATTTCTGCAACCAGAGCTATTTCACGCGGATCTTTAAAAAATATACCTCGGTCACGCCGAAGCAATTCCGCGACAGCCAGCATATTCCTTATTTCCGCTATACCTTGCCGAATGCCAAGTAA